The Methanobrevibacter sp. sequence ATTACATCCTTGTATGGGCCAATGTTTTCCATAGCTGTTCCAAAAGCACCTACTCCTGGAAGAACAAGATGCTTTGCATTGGCAATCTCACTTGGATCGCTTGTTATGATTGCTTCAGCACCTATCTTTTTAAAACTGTTGGAAATGCTTCTCAAGTTTCCACTTTTATAATCAATAATTGTAATCATAAAATTACCTGCAAATTTTAAAATTTTATCAAATTTAAGTTTAATATATTAAACTATTTTTAGTAAAAATTTTTCTATAATCTAAATTAAAATAACGATTAATTAAAATGATAGTTGTATAATTAAATATTAATTTTCTTCAAGCTCCCATTCAATAACTGAACGTATCATCATACCAAAGTCAGAATCAACTATCTCATCTACACCTAATGTCTTAGAATGAGCATCTAATTCAGCAATCACATGTGAGTAGCCCAATTCATTAAGTGGTTGGACAAGTCTTGGACCGTCTGTAACTGCAATGGTTTCACAGTCCAATTCCTCTACATACAGTGCATGTGGAACACCAGCTACAATGACCAAGTCAGGATTGATTTCCTTAAGGTATTCCTCTGCCTTTCTTGGAGTGATTGGATATTCGTCAAGTCCACCAGTAATGCATTCAATGTCGATTCCAGTTTCATTGAGTTCTTTTGTAATGTTTACTGCATGCTGTCTGATTCTTGGAAGACCTATGTTTTCATCCAAGTTTGCAATGAAATGAAGATTTTCAATATCCTTATTGGAATCAGCATCATCAAACAGCTTGGAGAAATCACAATTCAAGATGTCTGCAAATAGGTATGAAGTTTCCTTTTTGGCATTCAAGACAAATGCAACATTCTTTCCTTCTTGAATTGCCTTTACAATAATCTTAGCAACCTTTTCCTTGCTGTCACCGAAATTAGGTTTTATATATTTTCCTTGTGCCATACCACGGGTCTTTTCCACAACTGTCGCAAGCCTTAGCATTTCATTCTGCCTATCTGCTTCCTCTTGTGGGATTACACCGCATTCAACTGCAGCATTTAAAACGGCAATAGCTCCTTCTGTATTGTCTCCTTCACCGAATCCTCCATGGGATTCTACAGGAATGACAACCGCATCAAGACCTAACTTTTCAATAGGTTCTTTGAGGTCTTCACCAATGATCATACTTGCACATGTTCCAACAATACCAATCAATTTTGGATTGAAAGTGTCATAAGCTTCCTGCAATGTTTCCTCAAGCTTGTCTGCAGCTCCTAAAATAAAATCGTTTTCAGCCATAGCTGTTGTTACAACTCTTACTCCATCACTTTCAAGGAGCCTTCCTGTTCTAAAGCAACAGCCATGAGGACCGTGCATAATAATTACATCAGCATTTAAGTCCCTTAAAGTGTAAAGGGAAGCAGCTATTGGACTTGGACGTGGATGCATCATTTCTATCACCTTTAACGAGTTACAATCTTAATAATGTCTCTATCCTGAAGTTCATAATCACTTGCAATTCTCATATTCTTTCTTGCATCTACTGCATGCATGAACTTGTCACCGATATCTGTGTGGATGATATATGCAAATTCACGAGGAGTGGATCCTTTAGGTACCAAGAAGGCATCAGGGAGAACATTTCCCTTTTGGTCTGTAAGCTTGTGCTCATCTCCAACCGGATAGACAACAATCATGTTCAATAGCTCAAATACTGCAGTGTTCAATGCTTGCTGAATGCCAGTGCTGCCATAAACATCAAGGATATTGGTTTGAATGTATTCCAATGCCTTGATTTGATTTGCATTCAATTTGTCTTTTTCAAGAATTTCAAAGCTTGAATCTCCAGAGATGTATGAGATCAATCCTGCTCTTGTAGCGTTCATAAGCGCAAGCTCGGATTCTGCAGATGTTGCAATTACACGAGGATACTTTTCTTTCATTCTTTCAATGTTTTCCCTTGCAGTAGGCAAATCTGCCTTGTTTGCAATTACTATGGATGGCTTTGCTATGTTTAGGAGATTTCTTACAAATTCAATAAGGTC is a genomic window containing:
- the cfbD gene encoding Ni-sirohydrochlorin a,c-diamide reductive cyclase catalytic subunit, whose amino-acid sequence is MHPRPSPIAASLYTLRDLNADVIIMHGPHGCCFRTGRLLESDGVRVVTTAMAENDFILGAADKLEETLQEAYDTFNPKLIGIVGTCASMIIGEDLKEPIEKLGLDAVVIPVESHGGFGEGDNTEGAIAVLNAAVECGVIPQEEADRQNEMLRLATVVEKTRGMAQGKYIKPNFGDSKEKVAKIIVKAIQEGKNVAFVLNAKKETSYLFADILNCDFSKLFDDADSNKDIENLHFIANLDENIGLPRIRQHAVNITKELNETGIDIECITGGLDEYPITPRKAEEYLKEINPDLVIVAGVPHALYVEELDCETIAVTDGPRLVQPLNELGYSHVIAELDAHSKTLGVDEIVDSDFGMMIRSVIEWELEEN